The following coding sequences are from one Eucalyptus grandis isolate ANBG69807.140 chromosome 11, ASM1654582v1, whole genome shotgun sequence window:
- the LOC120289612 gene encoding probable inactive receptor kinase At2g26730: MRVAISERSFSRSSTSQGLFDASPLCRVGSLAVLSLKGNNLVGGIPEEIANCKRLTHLYLGGNRFSGQLPDALWRLNNLKRVDVSDNNFTGPLPNLAQSSGMTTFFAQNNNFTGELPQFDFANFEQFNISNNDFTGQIPDGGGRFQENSFLGNPGLCGSPLPNSCPPPQPAKKKQKNVSFEKILIYLGYMILGLIVLLFSVYKIARRSRKKADGVDGGKDRRADASSSKTNGASSEPKTSDNRSEYSITSIESGMNTSSLVVLTNSPEMKDLKFEDLLRAPAELLGRGKQGSLYRVVLSNGLVLVVKRIKDSGIPSEDFKNRMQKVDRAKHPNVLPPVAFYCSKQEKLLAYEYQPNGSLFNLLHGTQNALVFDWGSRLSVAATIAEALAFMHSVLREDGIAHGNLKATNILLDKDMGPCISEYGLMVVESQDYSQISDIRSNPSAPHDAFKDDVYGLGLMLLELLTGNMVQNNGYDLAKWVHSVVREEWTGEVFDSVLISQGADEERMVRLLQVALQCTNPSPAERPSSSQAVALIGSIKD; the protein is encoded by the exons ATGCGAGTCGCAATCAGTGAAAGATCGTTCTCGAGGAGCTCAACTTCTCAGGGACTCTTTGATGCCAGTCCTCTCTGCAGGGTCGGGTCTCTCGCTGTTCTTAGCCTCAAGGGCAACAATCTGGTGGGAGGGATTCCGGAAGAGATTGCAAACTGCAAGCGTTTGACGCACTTGTATTTAGGCGGGAACCGGTTCTCGGGACAACTGCCCGACGCCCTCTGGAGATTAAATAACTTGAAGAGGGTCGACGTCTCTGATAACAACTTCACCGGTCCCTTGCCGAATCTTGCTCAGAGCTCGGGCATGACTACCTTCTTTGCTCAGAACAACAATTTCACCGGAGAACTACCCCAGTTCGACTTTGCCAACTTCGAGCAATTTAATATCTCGAACAACGATTTCACTGGTCAGATTCCTGATGGCGGAGGCCGTTTCCAGGAGAACAGCTTTCTCGGGAACCCGGGGTTGTGCGGAAGTCCGCTGCCCAATTCATGTCCGCCCCCTCAACCAGccaagaagaaacagaaaaacgTGTCTTTCGAAAAGATTCTTATCTATCTAGGCTATATGATTCTCGGCCTGATCGTTCTGCTCTTCTCGGTCTACAAAATAGCAAGAAGATCCAGGAAAAAAGCAGATGGGGTCGATGGTGGTAAGGATAGGAGAGCTGATGCTAGCAGCAGCAAGACTAATGGGGCGTCCAGCGAACCAAAGACGAGCGATAACAGGTCGGAGTACTCGATAACTTCCATTGAGAGTGGAATGAACACGTCATCACTTGTGGTACTAACGAATTCTCCTGAGATGAAGGATTTGAAGTTCGAGGACTTGCTTAGAGCGCCTGCCGAGCTGCTTGGAAGAGGAAAGCAGGGAAGCCTTTACAGAGTTGTGCTCAGCAATGGCCTCGTTCTGGTCGTGAAGAGAATCAAGGATTCGGGGATTCCTAGCGAGGACTTTAAGAACAGGATGCAGAAGGTGGATCGAGCAAAGCATCCTAATGTTTTGCCACCCGTCGCATTTTATTGCTCCAAGCAAGAGAAGCTCCTGGCGTATGAATACCAACCAAACGGGAGTCTCTTCAATCTTCTCCATG GAACACAGAATGCGCTAGTATTTGACTGGGGAAGCAGGCTAAGCGTTGCAGCCACGATAGCTGAAGCTTTGGCCTTTATGCACTCGGTGCTTCGTGAAGACGGGATTGCTCACGGCAATCTAAAGGCCACGAACATCTTGCTCGACAAAGACATGGGTCCGTGCATCAGCGAGTATGGCCTAATGGTGGTGGAAAGCCAAGACTACTCTCAAATTTCCGATATAAGAAGCAATCCTTCTGCTCCGCATGACGCCTTCAAGGACGACGTATACGGCCTTGGGCTAATGCTTCTCGAGCTCCTGACAGGCAATATGGTCCAGAACAACGGGTACGATCTGGCCAAGTGGGTGCACTCTGTGGTCAGGGAGGAATGGACCGGGGAAGTCTTCGACAGTGTCCTGATATCCCAAGGGGCGGATGAGGAAAGGATGGTGAGGCTGTTGCAAGTGGCTCTCCAGTGCACAAACCCATCTCCCGCCGAAAGGCCGAGCTCGAGCCAGGCCGTGGCGCTGATAGGCTCGATCAAAGATTAA
- the LOC104426283 gene encoding ubiquitin-conjugating enzyme E2-23 kDa: MSSPSKRRERDVMKLMMSDYTVETINDGLNEFNVEFHGPKESLYEGGVWKIWVKLPDAYPYKSPSIKFVNKIYHPNVNEMSGSVCLDVINQSWSPMFDLLNVFEVFLPQLLLYPNPSSFLNGDAASLMMKDRKQYDQKVKEYCKQYAKKEHISNSRAEEDSDEEISVEGSESSDDDEIAGHADP, encoded by the exons ATGTCTTCTCCTAgtaagagaagagagagggatgtTATGAAGCT GATGATGAGTGATTATACTGTGGAGACAATCAACGACGGACTTAATGAATTCAACGTGGAATTTCATGGGCCAAAAGAAA GTCTATACGAAGGTGGTGTTTGGAAGATCTGGGTGAAACTTCCTGATGCATATCCCTACAAGTCTccttccattaaatttgtgaaCAAGATATATCACCCAAATGTTAATGAGAT GTCAGGGTCTGTATGCCTGGACGTTATCAACCAGTCATGGAGTCCAATGTTTG ATCTTTTGAATGTATTTGAGGTGTTTCTTCCTCAACTCTTGCTTTATCCCAACCCTTCAAGCTTTCTAAACGGTGATGCTGCTTCACTAATGATGAAAGACAGGAAGCAATACGATCAAAAAGTCAAAG AGTATTGCAAGCAATATGCAAAGAAGGAACATATCAGCAACTCCAGAGCGGAAGAAGACAGCGATGAGGAAATCAGTGTCGAGGGAAGTGAATCAAGTGATGACGACGAGATAGCTGGACATGCAGATCCATAA